From Poecile atricapillus isolate bPoeAtr1 chromosome Z, bPoeAtr1.hap1, whole genome shotgun sequence, one genomic window encodes:
- the ALDH1A1 gene encoding aldehyde dehydrogenase 1A1 has product MKKQGSDGNPAPVMPALPEPLKDLKIKYTKIFINNEWHDSVNGKKFAVFNPATEEKICEVEEGDKADVDKAVKAARKAFELGSTWRTMDASERGRLLNKLADLVERDRLILATMETIDGGKLFSTAYLMDLGACIKTLRYCAGWADKIHGRTVPMDGNFFTFTRHEPIGVCGQIIPWNFPLVMFIWKIAPALCCGNTVVVKPAEQTPLSALYMGSLIKEAGFPPGVVNIVPGFGPTAGAAISHHMDIDKVSFTGSTEVGKLIKEAAGKSNLKRVTLELGGKSPNIIFADADLDAAVEFAHIGLFYHQGQCCIAGSRIFVEEPIYDEFVRRSIERAKKYTLGDPLKPGVQQGPQIDKEQYQKILELIESGKKEGAKLECGGGPWGNKGYFIQPTVFSNVTDDMRIAKEEIFGPVQQIMKFKTIDEVIKRANNTTYGLAAAVFTKDIDKALTFAAALQAGTVWVNCYSALSAQCPFGGFKMSGNGREMGEYGLHEYTEVKTVTIKIPQKNS; this is encoded by the exons ATGAAGAAGCAAGGCTCAGATGGCAATCCTGCTCCAGTTATGCCAGCGCTGCCAGAACCATTAAAAGATCTGAAAATTAAGTACACCAAG ATATTTATAAACAATGAATGGCATGATTCAGTCAATGGTAAAAAATTTGCAGTCTTTAACCCTGCAACTGAAGAGAAAATCTGTGAGGTTGAAGAAGGTGACAAG GCAGATGTAGACAAGGCAGTTAAAGCAGCAAGAAAGGCTTTCGAGCTCGGATCAACCTGGCGCACAATGGATGCTTCAGAGAGAGGAAGGCTCTTGAATAAACTAGCTGACTTGGTTGAAAGAGATCGTCTGATTTTAGCT ACAATGGAAACGATTGATGGTGGGAAGCTCTTTTCCACAGCCTATCTAATGGATTTGGGTGCCTGTATCAAAACTTTACGCTACTGTGCAGGCTGGGCTGATAAAATCCATGGGCGTACTGTTCCAATGG atGGAAACTTTTTTACATTTACAAGACATGAGCCCATTGGGGTGTGTGGCCAAATTATTCCA TGGAACTTCCCATTGGTTATGTTCATCTGGAAGATTGCCCCTGCCCTTTGTTGTGGAAACACGGTGGTTGTCAAACCAGCAGAACAAACTCCACTCAGTGCCCTTTACATGGGATCCTTAATTAAAGAG GCAGGATTTCCACCTGGAGTAGTGAATATTGTGCCAGGCTTTGGACCCACCGCTGGAGCAGCAATTTCTCACCACATGGATATAGATAAAGTATCTTTCACAGGCTCTACAGAG GTTGGCAAACTGATTAAAGaagcagcagggaagagcaATCTGAAGAGAGTTACCTTGGAACTTGGAGGAAAAAGTCCTAACATTATATTTGCAGATGCAGACT TGGATGCTGCAGTGGAATTTGCCCATATTGGTCTGTTCTACCACCAGGGACAATGTTGCATTGCAGGGTCTAGGATTTTTGTGGAAGAGCCTATTTATGATGAGTTTGTTCGCCGAAGCATTGAAAGAGCAAAGAAGTATACGCTTGGGGATCCTTTGAAGCCTGGTGTACAGCAAGGCCCTCAA ATTGATAAGGAGCAGTATCAAAAAATCCTGGAGCTAATTGAGAGTGGGAAAAAAGAAGGAGCCAAACTGGAATGTGGAGGAGGTCCATGGGGAAACAAGGGCTACTTCATCCAGCCGACAGTTTTTTCTAATGTTACGGATGATATGCGCATCGCCAAAGAAGAG ATATTTGGACCTGTTCAACAAATCATGAAGTTTAAAACCATAGATGAAGTTATCAAGAGGGCAAATAATACCACCTATGGCTTAGCAGCAGCAGTTTTTACCAAAGACATTGATAAAGCACTGACATTTGCAGCTGCCCTTCAGGCTGGAACAGTATG GGTTAATTGCTATAGTGCATTGTCTGCTCAGTGTCCCTTTGGAGGTTTTAAGATGTCAGGAAATGGACGAGAAAt GGGAGAATACGGACTTCATGAATACACAGAAGTTAAGACCGTCACaatcaaaatccctcaaaagaACTCGTAA